The Kwoniella dendrophila CBS 6074 chromosome 1, complete sequence genome contains a region encoding:
- a CDS encoding eukaryotic translation initiation factor 3 subunit D, protein MTLSFTLPHIQDNADGSWGPSSSALPSQLQDIPYAPFSKSDKVTRIADWHDAPADANAGRQRQGQGRRQGREAYGAAEGTLFGFVHDEDEKSFSLVDSGARTNTRVKAPIRTARPLRNAIPTRGTRGRGAGRGGFGGRGRGGARGGYGDWNKPQRTRDSSVTISPDWQVLEEIDFTRLAKLNLSVSEAEDIASYGTIQGYDRAFDRINTRNEKPLEILDRVRYNTSTSDDPVIAQLAEKKAAQIFATDSILSVLMTSPRSVNSWDIIFERKGDQLFLDKRESGPFDYITVNENAADPPLDSDDQTNINSAGSLSLEATYINQNFSSQVIESKSKSYTPKPNPFYSAEIETEPLASTLYKYRKFDLSISEEETFDLIVRTEADAYLGKKDQLITVKALNEFDPRSQGGSAGSAGKTLDWRKNLDIQKGAIVASEMKNNSAKLARWAVQSILVGAEYMKMGYISRANSKDAQRHVIVGVQNFKPNDLARQMNVSLANGWGIVRTIADLLLKQPEGKYVLVKDPNSPQIKLYKVPDDAFDAGADEETIAESQIDEE, encoded by the exons ATGACACTCAGCTTCACTCTTCCTCACATTCAAGACAATGCAGATGGATCGTGGGGTCCAAGCAGTAGTGCTCTCCCATCCCAACTCCAAGA CATCCCATATGCCCCATTCTCCAAATCCGACAAAGTAACCAGAATTGCAGATTGGCATGATGCACCTGCTGATGCTAATGCAGGTAGACAAAGacaaggtcaaggtagaAGACAAGGTAGAGAAGCTTATGGAGCTGCTGAAGGAACTTTATTCGGTTTCGTtcatgatgaagatgaaaaatctTTCTCACTTGTAGATAGTGGTGCAAGAACCAACACTAGAGTTAAAGCTCCTATTAGAACTGCTAGACCACTTAGAAATGCTATTCCAACAAGAGGTacaagaggtagaggtgcAGGTAGAGGTGGTTTCGGcggtagaggtagaggtggtgcaAGAGGTGGTTATGGTGATTGGAACAAG CCTCAAAGAACTAGAGATTCTTCAGTCACTATCAGTCCAGACTGGCAAGTtcttgaagaaattgatttcaCCAGACTTGCTAAATTAAACCTTTCTgtatctgaagctgaagatat TGCAAGTTACGGTACTATCCAAGGTTACGATAGAGCTTTCGACAGAATCAACACTAGAAATGAGAAACCACTTGAAATCCTTGATAGAGTTAGATACAACACTTCAACATCCGATGATCCAGTTATCGCTCAATTGGCCGAAAAGAAAGCTGCTCAAATTTTCGCTACTGATTCAATCTTATCTGTATTAATGACATCACCTAGATCAGTCAATTCATGGGATATTATATTCGAAAGAAAAGGCGATCAATTATTCTTAGATAAAAGAGAATCTGGACCATTTGATTATATTACTGTAAATGAAAATGCTGCTGATCCACCattagattcagatgatcaaACAAATATAAATTCTGCTGGATCATTGTCATTAGAAGCAAcatatataaatcaaaatttctCTTCACAAGtaattgaatcaaaatcaaaatcttatacaccaaaaccaaatccATTCTATTCTGCTGAAATTGAAACTGaacctttagcttcaacattatataaatatagaaaattcgatttatcaatttctgaagaagaaacatttgatttaattgttAGAACTGAAGCCGATGcatatttaggtaaaaaagatcaattgatcaCAGTAAAAGCattaaatgaatttgatccaaGATCACAAGGTGGTTCTGCTGGATCAGCAGGTAAAACTTTAGATTGGAGAAAGAATTTAGATATCCAAAAAGGTGCTATTGTTGCTTctgaaatgaaaaacaattCAGCAAAATTAGCTAGATGGGCAGTCCAATCTATTTTAGTAGGTGCTGAATATATGAAAATGGGTTATATTTCAAGagcaaattcaaaagatgcTCAAAGACATGTTATTGTCGGTGTACAAAATTTCAAACCAAATGATTTAGCTAGACAAATGAATGTATCTCTAGCCAATGGTTGGGGTATTGTAAGAACCATCGCAGATTTACTGTTGAAACAACCAGAGGGTAAATACGTATTAGTCAAAGATCCTAACTCT CCACAAATTAAACTTTACAAAGTACCTGATGATGCCTTTGATGCAGgtgctgatgaagaaaccaTTGCTGAAAGTCAAATCGACGAGGAATAG
- a CDS encoding phosphoribosylformimino-5-aminoimidazole carboxamide ribotide isomerase has product MSSSSSSNRRHSQFRPCIDLHQGVVKQIVGGTLDLTDTGLSGEGPKENFVAEHPPSYFANLYKSNKLIGGHIIKLGPNNDEAAKEALSTWENGMQVGGGINEDNAQEWLDLGAEKVIVTSYLFPSGKFDESRLKRLSEKVGKDKLVVDISCRKRENGWIVAMNGWKTLTDMNVNQDSIRQIEQYCSELLIHAADVEGLCQGIDEELVTKLGEWVTIPTTYAGGAKDISDLDLVDRLSNGKVDLTFGSSLDIFGGKGVKFDELVKIDKQAKDLSI; this is encoded by the exons atgtcatcctcctcatcatcaaatagaaGGCATTCTCAATTTCGACCATGTATAGATTTACATCAAGGTGTAGTCAAACAGATTGTTGGCGGAACTTTAGATCTTACTGATACAGGCTTGAGCGGTGAAGGCCCAAAAGAGAATTTCGTGGCTGA aCATCCACCATCATATTTTGCCAATTTATATAAATCGAATAAATTGATAGGGGGACATATAATTAAATTAGGACCTAATAAcgatgaagctgctaaagaagctttaagTACATGGGAAAATGGTATGCAAGTTGGTGGTGGAatcaatgaagataatgctCAAGAATGGTTAGATTTGGGTGCTGAAAAA GTTATCGTTACAAGTTATCTATttccatcaggtaaatttgatgaatcacgtttgaaaagattatcagaaaaagttggtaaagataaattagtaGTTGATATAAG TTGTcgtaaaagagaaaatggcTGGATAGTAGCTATGAATGGATGGAAAACATTGACTGACATGAATGTGaatcaag ATTCAATTCGTCAGATTGAACAATATTGCTCAGAATTATTGATACACGCTGCagatgttgaaggtttatGTCAaggtattgatgaagaattagtaACAA AATTAGGTGAATGGGTAACAATACCGACAACATACGCTGGAGGTGCAAAAG AtatatcagatttagatttagtagatagattatcaaatggtaaagtCGACTTGACATTCGGGTCATCATTAGATATCTTCGGTGGAAAAGGTGTTAAATTTGACGAATTagttaaaattgataaacaagctaaagatcTGTCGATATAA